In Strigops habroptila isolate Jane chromosome 4, bStrHab1.2.pri, whole genome shotgun sequence, a single genomic region encodes these proteins:
- the NHLRC4 gene encoding NHL-repeat-containing protein 4, translating to MSPEMAAGRTVMVLLLPPNRDKGFVMDNTLETSQQKDKLRKTIYTLQLKSSATLQAASPLLSSQRGMGMVTQHHVHQLVDKAKSLCGDLDNIKNLLHYCQDNLVRKIPNPTGSRYGGVCGIHCSLDGSIYVTAESAPWVHVLSSTGQTLQSLPCQQTGMESGTFLPEDVTVTRTGRVAVADMMNRAIWVFNSHTSLSKREWIKIRKVGSPRGIAVDSMGRILVADYAQSQVHSFALDHAFKTLNIHSVSNLQGPRYVSPAPNGGFVVSEECGDVKVFTSSYKLLYSLSSKYGHRFGNPAGVCVDVAGSILVADEQLRTVHLFPEHGAPVCLVSTRLRRPAGVACSSFGHLFVADTGENCVKVFKYCVRPPYRPTNPGAPCGDPILTPRC from the coding sequence ATGTCCCCAGAGatggcagcaggcaggacagTAATGGTCCTACTGCTTCCCCCAAACAGGGACAAGGGATTTGTCATGGACAACACTCTGGAGACCAGCCAGCAAAAGGACAAGCTTCGGAAAACCATCTACACCCTGCAGCTGAAGTCAAGTGCCAcgctgcaggcagccagcccGCTGCTGAGCAGCCAGCGTGGCATGGGCATGGTGACACAGCACCACGTCCACCAGCTGGTGGATAAGGCCAAAAGCCTGTGTGGAGATCTGGACAACATTAAGAACCTCCTCCACTATTGCCAGGATAACCTGGTCCGGAAGATCCCCAACCCCACTGGCAGCCGCTATGGGGGAGTATGTGGAATCCACTGCTCCCTGGATGGCTCCATCTACGTGACAGCCGAAAGTGCTCCCTGGGTCCATGtcctcagcagcacaggccAAACACTGCAGTCCCTGCCCTGCCAACAAACGGGGATGGAAAGTGGCACTTTCTTGCCAGAAGATGTGACCGTGACTCGGACAGGAAGGGTGGCTGTGGCTGACATGATGAATAGAGCCATCTGGGTTTTCAACTCTCACACCAGCCTCTCCAAGAGGGAATGGATAAAGATCAGAAAGGTTGGTTCCCCCAGGGGTATTGCAGTAGACTCCATGGGCAGGATCTTGGTAGCAGACTATGCACAAAGCCAAGTCCACAGCTTTGCTCTGGACCACGCCTTCAAGACGCTCAACATCCACTCAGTGTCCAACCTGCAGGGACCTCGCTACGTCAGTCCAGCGCCCAATGGAGGCTTCGTGGTCAGTGAGGAGTGTGGAGACGTCAAGGTCTTCACCAGCAGCTATAAGCTCCTCTACTCCCTCAGCAGCAAATACGGACACCGGTTTGGTAACCCAGCTGGGGTCTGCGTTGATGTGGCTGGCAGCATCCTGGTGGCAGATGAGCAGCTCCGGACAGTCCATTTGTTCCCAGAGCACGGAGCTCCTGTCTGCCTGGTGTCCACGAGGCTGCGGAGGCCGGCTGGTGTGGCTTGCTCCTCCTTTGGCCACCTCTTTGTGGCAGACACAGGGGAGAACTGTGTCAAAGTCTTTAAGTACTGTGTGAGGCCCCCGTACAGGCCCACCAACCCTGGGGCACCATGTGGTGATCCCATCCTGACACCCAGATGCTGA